A segment of the Stegostoma tigrinum isolate sSteTig4 chromosome 44, sSteTig4.hap1, whole genome shotgun sequence genome:
AGTTTCCTGTAATTGCATTGGAAAGATCTGACACTGTCAGAGGAATAGCAACAAGTTTGGAAATCGGGAAATAATAACCCCGGAAGCCACACAGCGATTCAGTATCCCTTGACATGATACTTTCGACCAGATAAAACTATCTGTAGTACCGTAGCCCTTCCGCATATGCTGTCTTTCCTCTTCTCGGGTCTCTGCTCTCAATGTAAAGTTTCGGGTGGCTCTGAAGAGAGAATGGAGGCTGTCCATTTACCACTGAAGCAGTTGTTGACTGTGTGCTGTATTTTGCGTTGAATGTTTGATTTAAAGATTTGAGAttgttcaatttgttttatttcaacattttttttgacGAGTATTTAAAACAAACGAGCATCTAATCAATGCTTCTGGAGATTCAATTCTTGGATGACTGATACCAATGCTTATGGGTAGAATTTAATCGAGTGGATTGccgtggtttatatatagaatactAGATATGAGTGTGAATTACAGGCTTCGATATCCTTTTGCAATTTCATGTTACACTGTTTGTAATGCTCCCTCGGTGGCACTTTATCATATCACCATACAATCACGAGTAAATAGTGAATGAGACACGCAGCTGCACCCAATCGTGAGATGGGAGTGAATAGATCCACCCATGAGCTTTATTTCATTTGcaattctcttttatttttatatttagaCAATTGAGGTTTGAAAGTCCTAACAATTTAGTATGgaaatttgtggaatgaactCTCACGAGTGGCAGATGTGAGGTGcatttttttttttggaaagccaaatcagGCCAGAACTTGCACACCATGATGGGGAATGTTCCTGAACAAAGAGGTGTTGCAGTGCAGattaatagttccttgaaagtggagttgcaagtagatggaatagtgaagaaggtatttggtatgcctGTCTGTATTGGGCAGTGCAtggagtatgggagttgggaggtcatgttgcatctggACAGGACCTCTGTTtggccacttttgcaatactgtgtgtaattctggtctccctgctttccaaaggattttgtgaaactagaaatagttcagaaaagacttacaaggatgatgccagggttgAGGATTTCAGCTGTTGGGAGAGGTTGAATCGGCTGGGACTATTTTTTTTGTTCACCCCTGGAACCTCCGCAGCTGAAGTGACCTTCTCTAGAggcttagaaaatcatgagggtgaTAGATAGGTGAGTATCAAGGTTTTTTTCCCCTGGGTGGCAAAATCCAAAGgctgggggggtggtggaaggACAGTTTTAAGGTTTGAGGTGGTGAATAAGTGaccaaggggcaaccttttccgAGGATTGTGCatgcctggaatgagctgccaggaggTTGCgtaggctggtacaaatacacaTCCAGCTGCTTTTTAAATATAGTAAATGaataaggaagggtttagagggataaacGTCAAATTGTggtaaatgggacgagattaaaaTTAGGTGTTCtggaccaactcgtccatgttgaccaaagggcctgtttccaagctgtaaaattctatgactaTGACAAACAAGTAaattcagtggctgatctgacatGTAAGCTTTTCTGTATATTCATGTGAAGCATAGAAGCAAGTTATTGGAACAGCATCCTCCATCAAACAACTCCCCCTATTCTTGTGCCAAATAAACTAACATTTTCGAAAATGCAAGGAAGAATGAATAAAACAGTTCTTAACATGCCTTCCCTGAACAGACAGAACTCCAGCCTTATTTTTCCACATATGTAAGATTCAGTTTAACATAAATTAAACCAGAACTTTCACTGTCCCTGCACCCATTGGTTTGTTGTCCATTTTATCAGAATCCGTGTATCCTTCTGAAGTTAGCTCCATTTCTTTTCCTTGTTTACACCATAGCAGTTTTAGCAATCTCAAAACTCATGCTATGATCTGGGATCCTGTGCACAGTCagatattcaaaacaaaaactgacttTATCCCTGCACCATCAATACATTTGTCCCTCACATGGCCATTTCAGCTGTCCCTTCATAATTCTGACAACAACTGGAGTAGAGTTATATTTAAATAGGGGAGATGATATCAGGGAAAGCTTTGTCtgaataaatacttgaagcaTATCCAGGTTAGGTCAGTTAAACCATTGTGATTCTGGGAATGTGCATTGTGTTTTTTACAAATGTTGCATAAATTAACAAGTGGTCACTGACCCGATGCACACCTTATTCTCGCATGCGTTCACATGCATCCCATTTTCCCTGTGTGTGCAGAGAAAGACCAAATTACACACCAGAGTGTCATTTTTCagctacttctgtgtgttcaaaTTCCTTTTTAATACTCCATTAGTGCAGGAGATTCAAACCCTGGCGGAATACGAACCCTGAGTTTCACACCCAGCAAACAAGTGTCCCCATCACTTGCCAGCAAGCAAAAGAAAATTGTTTCCCTCTGAGTTTTGCAAATagatcttatatgtttccataTATTTTTTAGTTTTGTAACTCTCTGCACGGGTCCTGCCTGGTGGTAGAATGCTGTAAATGAGGCTTTCTGCTGTCAGTGAGAGGCTTTCAAATTGAACCGAGATACACCAAAACAGCTGCTGGACTTTTCACCACCAGCAAAAACACGATGTGACCAGGGCAATAATAACATGAAAAAAATGTGACAGGAAGTAGggattaaattaaaatggagttggagggctgCTTGtgctttattcattttaaaagttgctcTCTGGGAGAGGGAGGACTTTCTTCTGTAAATATCCACCTTAAGTCTGGTACGTAAGTGAGAGTTTCACTCTGCTTCTGACAGTCTTTGCTCCTGTGAGTAAATTATTGAACAACTAGAGTATCAGGTTGAATTGTACTTCACTTATTATTTTGTATTGAGTATTTTTATTTCCACATCTTCTGGTACATTGGGTGACAGTTTAATTGTGTGTCTGACTATCTCCACGTGAGATGATTACTCTTTTAATTTGGTTAATATGGTGGTCAGTCATGTGAGGCTGCAGGAATTCttccacaaaaaaaaagacaaattgtgATTACACAAgacaaaaacagagagaaaaacaatgttcCCAACCTATTTCTCAACAGcaccattcggccccttgagcctgctctgccattgtaCAGAATCAgagctgatctgacattcttcatGGCTGCTTTCCTATGATTTTCCCAGAATCCTTCAAGAATCTACATCAGCCTTCATGTTAGACATGGCCTGACTTTGCCTCCTTGTTCtgtggcaacgcattccacaggCTCTCAACGCtccacagaagaaattcctcctcatttcagtcttaaattggtggtGGCCCTATATTCTGAGACAACGCACTTTGGTCTGAGATTCTTCCAGCAAGTGAaaaatcctctcaacatttaccctttcAAGCCTAATCTAATACGTTTCATCACTTcgcattcttctgaactccagtgagtagactcCCACTaagtttagcctttgctcatgacagtccctccatacgAGGGAATATCCTCAGGAACATTCTCTGAGccacctccaatgaaataatacctttccttccataaggggaccaaaattattCCCAgcattcaagatgtggtctcaccagcaccttgtacagttgcaggaaAACATTCCAACTTTATTTCTTGAGGGTTGGAGATTTAAACTGCCAATGTTCCAtaagccttcctgattacctgctgcaactGTGTACCCGCATCAATTCACACAGCtttaaatccagagaaattacacCAGATATTAAATCTCTAAATGATATCTGAACTGGTTTGGCCCAAACTTATCCTGTGAACTATGCAATTTTCTTTCATGAATACTCTCAATTTTAAGACAATAAACATTTTCCGCTTCTAATACCTTCAGAGCTCAAACCAAACCCTCCTCAGAAGTTCTACTCAGGTaactttttgttcttttgtttccaCTGAATTATTCTGAGGTCTATACAGGAGAGAGACCAAACTTGATTCTGATCACAGTCCGATCTCCAAACTGAACAAAATACCTTCTAACACTGGGTTTATAACctaaaatcaatccttgattactctgaactgaaaacaagatAATGTCCTTTGATGTTTGCTCATCTGTTGTAGATCTACAAGAGTCTAAACAATTTCCCATTAACTCCACATGGGCCTCCACAGCCACTCGCATTCTGAGCAGTGCTGGAGGAAGGTCACTGTTTCACAAGGattcacactttttattttacagAAAACTTTCAGAAAATGAACCAAATTCAGTGTCACTATTATAAAATCCAACTTCCAAAACtggaatttatataaattatacatCCTTCATCACTGCAGTTACTCAGGATTTCACTGACATTTCAGCAGTTTTCATAACTCAATGAATCCCTTTCCCCGACGCAGAGAAAGTCCtgtccccagtgtgaactcactGCTGAACTCAGTCATGCAGTAAGTGCATCTGAATGGGCTCGCATCAATGTGAACAAGTACATGGATGTCAGCTCCCAGGATCTTTTCAAATACTTCACTCAGTTTGGACATTGAAAATGCTTCTCGTCTGTGCAAACCCGATGgctgctcagttggctggatgactgagtgaatgcttttccACATTCGGCATGTGAATAGATTCTTCACACAAAATACTCACTGGTGTTTCAGCAGGCTGGACGACGGAGTGAATATGTCCCACACTTGGTGCAGAGGAtcagcctctccccagtgtgaactgtCCACAGGGTGGCAGATTCAGTAAATCCCCTCACTCAGCTTCTCCACAGACAGTCTGCTGATGTACAGTCAGTTCAGATAAACGCCTCCACACTGTCCTGCAGTGGGAACAGGTAAACActctcatcagtgtgaattcACTAATATGTCATCGAGCCGGATGTGTCAGAGAATCCCCCTCCCACACtaggagcaggtgaatggcctctccccagtgtgaattcgttGATGAGTCTGGAGGCTGGAAGCCAAAGTGAATCCCTTGCCGCAAGTAGAGCagatgaacggcctctccccagtgtgaactcgctggtgtatcagcaggtTGGAGGAATTAGTGAATCCCTGCCCACATTCAGAGCAggagaatggtctctccccagtgtgaactcgctggtgtctctgCAGGTGGGATTTCTGACTGAATCCCTTGCCACATTCAGAACAggagaatggtttctccccagtgtgactgcgccgATGAATTTCCAGTTCAGTCGAGGACCTGAATCCattcccacagtccccacatttccacagtttcTCCTTGTGAGTCCGTTTATGTTTCGAGAGGTCAGATGATCGGCTGAAA
Coding sequences within it:
- the LOC125450202 gene encoding zinc finger protein 664-like, which translates into the protein MEGENTVDSGEKLYMCNVCARAFSRSSDLSKHKRTHKEKLWKCGDCGNGFRSSTELEIHRRSHTGEKPFSCSECGKGFSQKSHLQRHQRVHTGERPFSCSECGQGFTNSSNLLIHQRVHTGERPFICSTCGKGFTLASSLQTHQRIHTGERPFTCS